One Clostridium estertheticum DNA segment encodes these proteins:
- the larE gene encoding ATP-dependent sacrificial sulfur transferase LarE — MLKQKYDNLKSYLKKLGSVAVAFSGGVDSTLLLKVCSDVLLENVLAIMVIAPYTPKWEVEEAKVLLKQFGVKYKFIEVEMIDEIRFSPRDRCYICKNAIFTKIKQQASALGIYNILDGTNFDDTKDYRPGLKALKELNIISPLLANEFSKADIRSLSKELKLQTWNKPAYACLLSRIPYGQEVIDIDLERIEAAEVYLMKLGFSGVRVRSHEDLARIELPKSYFDKILNENVLEEISMKLKELGFKYVTLDLEGYKMGSLN, encoded by the coding sequence ATGTTAAAACAAAAATATGATAATTTGAAAAGTTACTTAAAGAAGCTTGGTAGTGTTGCCGTTGCATTTTCAGGAGGGGTGGATAGCACTCTATTACTGAAAGTTTGCAGCGATGTGCTCTTGGAAAACGTTCTAGCGATTATGGTAATAGCTCCTTATACACCTAAATGGGAAGTTGAGGAAGCTAAAGTTTTGCTAAAACAGTTTGGGGTTAAATATAAATTTATTGAAGTAGAAATGATAGATGAAATAAGGTTTAGTCCAAGAGATAGATGTTACATCTGCAAAAATGCTATTTTTACTAAAATAAAGCAGCAAGCAAGTGCTCTGGGAATATATAATATTTTAGATGGTACTAATTTTGACGATACTAAAGATTATAGGCCAGGGCTCAAGGCACTAAAGGAATTAAATATAATAAGTCCGCTTTTGGCAAATGAATTTTCTAAGGCAGATATAAGAAGTTTATCTAAAGAGCTTAAGCTGCAAACTTGGAATAAGCCAGCCTATGCATGCCTTCTGTCAAGGATACCTTATGGACAAGAAGTTATTGATATAGACCTTGAAAGAATAGAAGCTGCTGAGGTATATTTAATGAAACTAGGATTTAGTGGAGTTAGAGTTAGAAGTCATGAGGATTTAGCTAGAATTGAATTACCAAAGAGCTATTTTGATAAGATTCTAAATGAAAATGTCTTAGAAGAAATCTCTATGAAACTTAAAGAACTTGGATTTAAATATGTAACATTAGACCTGGAAGGATATAAAATGGGAAGCTTAAATTAA
- a CDS encoding glycosyltransferase family 4 protein — MNIGIFTDAYYPQVSGVVTSTFILKNELIRLGHSVTIITVAHPDVEEEEGIMRLPSIPFFLLPSQRVGMIYSRKIMIRIKKLDLDIIHTQTEFSVGIFGRIVAKKLDIPVVHTYHTMYEDYIHYVSRGIMLKPASQFAKKVSKLYCRDCSAIIVPTLKVKDALQHYGLLRHIDIIPTGVDLEPFKRSNYNEDLIEDEKRSFGIKEAEPVILFIGRLAKEKSLDIIINSMKELIAKIPNCKLLIVGGGPERENLEALVAELDIEKSVVFTGEKPWAEIGRYYQMGDVFVGASLTETQGLTFTEAMAAQIPVVAKYDKNLDDLIQDKINGRIFYRDEDLAGILYEVLMNKEECAKMVENAYDGIEPLSSRRFGESVEKVYMEVEKQNYMLQNQKIT, encoded by the coding sequence ATGAATATCGGAATTTTCACTGATGCATATTATCCACAAGTAAGTGGAGTGGTTACATCTACTTTTATATTGAAAAATGAGTTAATTAGACTTGGTCATAGCGTAACTATCATTACAGTTGCACACCCGGATGTAGAAGAGGAAGAAGGTATAATGAGATTGCCTAGCATACCATTTTTTCTTTTACCTTCCCAAAGAGTTGGGATGATATATTCACGTAAAATTATGATTAGAATAAAGAAATTAGATTTAGATATTATACATACACAAACAGAATTTAGTGTAGGGATATTCGGAAGAATAGTTGCTAAAAAATTGGATATTCCTGTAGTTCATACTTATCATACTATGTATGAGGATTATATACACTATGTATCCCGTGGAATAATGCTTAAACCTGCTTCGCAATTTGCTAAAAAGGTAAGTAAACTATATTGCAGAGACTGCAGTGCTATAATAGTACCCACATTAAAGGTAAAAGATGCGTTGCAGCATTACGGGTTATTAAGACATATTGATATAATACCTACAGGAGTTGACCTTGAACCTTTCAAAAGAAGTAATTACAATGAAGACCTTATAGAAGATGAAAAAAGATCTTTTGGAATAAAAGAAGCTGAGCCAGTTATATTATTTATTGGGCGATTAGCAAAAGAAAAAAGTTTAGATATAATTATAAATAGTATGAAGGAACTAATTGCGAAAATACCAAATTGTAAACTTCTGATTGTGGGTGGCGGACCTGAACGTGAAAATCTAGAAGCTTTAGTTGCTGAACTTGATATTGAAAAATCCGTAGTATTTACTGGGGAAAAACCTTGGGCGGAAATTGGCAGGTATTATCAAATGGGAGATGTGTTTGTAGGTGCTTCACTAACTGAAACACAAGGATTGACCTTTACAGAAGCTATGGCGGCACAAATTCCTGTGGTTGCTAAGTATGATAAAAATTTAGACGATCTAATTCAAGATAAAATTAATGGAAGAATTTTCTATAGAGATGAGGATTTAGCTGGAATATTATATGAGGTTCTAATGAATAAAGAGGAATGTGCAAAAATGGTGGAAAATGCTTATGATGGAATAGAGCCATTATCATCTAGGCGTTTTGGTGAAAGTGTAGAGAAAGTTTACATGGAAGTTGAAAAACAAAATTATATGTTACAAAATCAAAAGATAACATAA
- the larC gene encoding nickel pincer cofactor biosynthesis protein LarC, translating to MKILYYDCFSGISGDMNLGALLDLGIDEKYLIDELDKLKLNGYEIKVSRGIRKGIEGTKVDVILEDLHGDAEGTHHHQHLNGENVDGHSHGHIINKHSHHEQRNLKDIEKIIDCSELSSKVKELSKKMFMKVALAEAKVHGKPLYEVHFHEVGAVDSIVDIVGASICISYLNVDKIMSSSVELGGGFVKCAHGIIPVPAPATVEILKGIPVKLGAVPFETTTPTGAAILAANVCEFKDNNNFIVNKIGYGIGNRDTEIPNVLRVMLVEENNLSNTNKAETEDKVFQEIVECNIDDMNPELYEYIIDKLFSEGALDVYLTPIIMKKGRPGIKISVLCRSAKLEKMKEVLFRETTTFGVRTFKVDKTMLERKFTKVNTSYGEVTVKEAHYKGEKIKSKLEYEECKKIADSRGISVREVFENLKKEINI from the coding sequence ATGAAAATACTTTATTATGATTGTTTTTCAGGTATTAGTGGAGATATGAATTTAGGAGCATTGCTAGACTTAGGTATAGATGAGAAATATTTAATAGATGAATTAGACAAGCTAAAGCTAAATGGATATGAGATAAAAGTTTCAAGGGGCATTAGAAAAGGCATAGAGGGTACTAAGGTAGATGTAATATTAGAAGATCTTCATGGTGATGCTGAAGGTACGCATCATCACCAACATCTTAATGGTGAAAACGTAGATGGACACTCACATGGACACATAATCAATAAGCATAGTCATCATGAACAGCGAAATCTTAAAGACATTGAGAAAATTATAGATTGCAGCGAGTTAAGTTCCAAAGTCAAAGAATTAAGCAAGAAAATGTTTATGAAGGTTGCGCTAGCTGAAGCAAAGGTTCATGGAAAACCACTATATGAAGTTCACTTCCATGAGGTAGGCGCAGTAGATTCTATTGTGGATATAGTAGGAGCTTCCATTTGCATAAGTTATTTAAATGTTGATAAAATAATGAGTTCCTCCGTAGAGCTTGGTGGTGGGTTTGTTAAGTGTGCTCATGGAATTATACCAGTGCCAGCACCTGCTACTGTGGAAATATTAAAGGGAATACCAGTAAAACTCGGAGCTGTGCCCTTCGAAACTACAACACCTACTGGTGCCGCAATTCTTGCGGCTAATGTCTGCGAATTTAAAGATAATAATAATTTTATTGTAAATAAAATCGGATATGGCATAGGTAACAGAGATACTGAAATTCCTAATGTACTAAGAGTAATGCTCGTAGAGGAGAATAATTTGTCTAATACTAATAAGGCAGAAACTGAAGACAAAGTATTTCAAGAGATTGTTGAATGTAACATAGATGATATGAATCCAGAGTTATACGAGTACATCATTGATAAGCTTTTTAGTGAAGGTGCTTTGGATGTATATTTAACTCCAATTATAATGAAAAAGGGAAGGCCAGGCATAAAAATAAGCGTTTTATGCAGGTCAGCTAAATTAGAAAAGATGAAAGAAGTATTATTTAGAGAAACTACTACCTTTGGGGTAAGAACTTTTAAAGTAGATAAAACCATGCTTGAAAGAAAATTTACCAAAGTAAATACTTCTTACGGTGAAGTTACAGTGAAAGAAGCTCATTACAAAGGTGAAAAGATAAAAAGCAAGTTAGAATATGAGGAATGTAAGAAAATAGCTGACAGTAGAGGAATATCAGTAAGAGAAGTGTTCGAGAATTTAAAAAAAGAAATCAATATATAG